DNA from Drosophila gunungcola strain Sukarami chromosome 3L unlocalized genomic scaffold, Dgunungcola_SK_2 000002F, whole genome shotgun sequence:
TAGATAGAATCTTAATTCCAGATAACGAAAGCAAACACGCGCACACAATTTTCACATGTAGCTGTAAATTTTCGGCAATTATATACACAGTTGTGTGCATGTGCGAGAATCGGGAGCACATGTTGGGTTTTTTCGTCTTgtttgttaataataaaacccCACTACAGATACAACTTACTGTAGCGTGCTcgtcattgttgttgttgctgctgcctcgACTGCCTTCTTATGTAAACATAAACAAGTTGTAGTTATTGCACTTCAAATCTCCAGGGAGCGGCCTTCGACTCTCGATTAAATCGCTATCCGGTGGAAATTCAGATATAGTCTCGGATATTTATAGGCAATTTAGTACAGCGGTTATAGTCGGAAGCGCGAGTTGCGGGCGTTTGGGAATTTGGGATTGTTTATCTCAGTGTTACCAGGTGCCATAGGTCAAGCATTCTTCTACTAACGCGTGGGCACACTAAAAATGGGATTATTCGTCATACACTGcaaaaattgttattgtaatAAAAACAGGGTGCAGATGACCGAAAATCTACGATTCAGTAATTTGGGTAAAAGTATTTGCAAAGAAAAACtgttttaattcatttatttattcatttgtaTTAATTCATATCTGGCTTATCAGCTTTTTTAGTTTCGTAGAGCTATTTAATTCGCATTGCTTGCGGCTCACTATGTCATGATTAGGTAAATAATATATAGAAtagtgtaaataaataattaaaataaataagaaccGAGAACTGTGTTAGAATTGTGGAAAGCGATGCATACTCAAAATTTATACATAAACTATTTaatgaaatcgaaaaaataatacatattggtaatacaattattttgtattatcaATTACCAAAGAACTATGATACACACTAGTAAAatggcatttaaataaaataaaacaaaaattgtacgTGTTCAGGGAATACCCTGATTATATATTATGAGAATATCGTACAACTTTGGTactacttgttgttgttcttagCAGCTATCGATTGTTCGTAATTGCGACTCTAAGGCTCTTATCGATATCTGCAAACTCACATCGCCAGGGCCCACGCTACTTTGTTCTCTTTCTTTCCGGTTGTCAAAAGGTACAGatgtgttaaaataatttgtctCGTGCTTTAATGCTAATACtacatttttaactttatttccCAGTGCAGTGCATCCCGAACCGCAAAACAATGGCCGACGTTGATGTGTAAGTGGATGTTTCACAGAcgaaaaatgcaatttatgcCTTGCTTGCAAGCCGCTTCTTGATGAAATTAATTGGTCCGTGTTTATGAATTTCCATTGATTATAAATTCTCCAATTACTGAACGAGCAAGGCTAAATTAGTTTTTTGAGCTACGAGGTGTTGTGAGCGAGGATTTTATGCTAATAAACCTTGTTTTTCCTGGTGCAGTGATGTTCCCTCCGCAGCCCCCGTTCTGGATGGCGCCATGGACATTAACACCGCCCTGCAGGAGGTCCTGAAGAAGTCCCTGATCGCCGATGGACTCGTCCATGGCATCCACCAGGCCTGCAAGGCCCTGGACAAGTGAGTAGCTCAATAATCCAGATATTAAGAGGTCTAATCACTTCCTGGCGTTTTAGTTATATCAGCAGGGACCTATAAATTACTTGAATTAATTGAATTAGACCAAAATGTTGATCTGATGGTCTCACAGAGTCACAATCTTTTGAAACATGAAATCCACGTTTTCGAAATTCCCGGTACAAATTCTACTtaacctatttttttttttttgaaagccTTTTACAGCGTATAACTGGTTAAACTCTTgattcattttaataattatgtttGGTAACCACATGTTTAAAATTCCTGAACTGTAAGTTTATGCTTGTCATTACGAACATAATTGGTTTATTATCATAAAGATCgaactattatttattaccagtagataaactttattttttataaaatacaaaacccAAGAAGTGATGTACCACCTCAAATAGCTTGCTTTTGCTGATGCGTCTATGATGAAATTAATTGGTCCGTGTTTATGAATTTTCCATTGATTAAAAACCTTCCAATTACTGAGTTAATGTCAGCAGGGCAAACTGCATTTAGCCATCAACCCCTAACAATATACTAATCATTTCCCATTTGTCCAATCCAACAGACGTCAGGCTGTCCTGTGCATCCTGGCCGAGTCCTTCGACGAGCCCAACTACAAGAAGCTGGTCACCGCCCTAGTGCAACGAGCACCAGATCCCCCTGATCCGCGTGGACTCGCACAAGAAGCTGGGTGAGTGGTCCGGTCTGTGCAAGATCGACAAGGAGGGCAAGCCCCGCAAGGTGTGCGGCTGCTCCGTGGTCGTGATCAAGGATTTCGGTGAGGAGACACCCGCTTTGGACGTGGTTAAGGACCATCTCAGGCAGAACAGCTAAACTAAACGCTGTACCCTGTCTGTTGAATGAGAGACTAcgtgaaagttttttttaagcttatcgctaattgaaaataaaacgtATTTGCACCTGAATCCagatgaaaataaaagaaagttgacctttttacatttttggaaTGTTCTATTCTAAACAAGCTATTGTTATAATTGTTTCGGGGTTATAAATACTACTTAGGGCAGACAAGCTTGTGCTGTGGCCAATCCTTGAGCTGACAGTCTCTGGAACATTATGAATCATGATGAATTGGATGTATGAGAGATAAAATCTTACTCACCGGGAGCAGTAGTGCACCTGCTTGCAGTTGGCGCACTTCTTCTTGGCCTTTTTCTGGCAGGAGGCACAGCTGTGCTCCCCTCCTCCATCGCCACCAGCTCCCGACTCCTCCTTGGGCTCCTCCGCTTTAAGATCCTCCGAGTTTCTGCTCCAGCTCACAAAGTAACTCCGTGCCATAGGCTTTGCTCAGGCGACTGGCCATAGCGCAGATATCCTCCTTGTTTTTGTTGAGAAACACAGAGTCCTGTTCCTGGGCTATTTGGTAAAAGCCTCCGCATCGCTCCACCTCCTTCAGCAGCTCCTCCTGGATCTGCGGAATGTCCTCCAACAACACTTTCTGCGACTTGGCCGTATTGCCAGTTAGCGTCATCCGACTGAGGAACATCTTTAGTTCAATCAGCGGTGGCAGTTGGTCCATCAGGGTCTCGTGCATCAGTCCTAAAAGCTGAAGAGCATAATGATTGAATCGGAGATCGCAGAAAAGTAAAGGACCTAACTAACCTTACTCAACTGCTTACAGCGTGCCTCGTTAAACGTATAGTGCTCCATGACCTGGGCATTTAGGAGAAGCTGTCGCACACAAAACCAGGCTTGGGCCTCCGGCTTTACAATCTTGGCGACATCATCCACATTGGTCCACTTCTCGTCGATGAACTTCTGCAGCCCCTTGCTGGTCTTCCTTTGCCAGGGTCTAAAGGTCATCAAAATATAGGATCAGGATAGGAGCGCCCAAAGAAACCTAATGCTCACCGGAAACACAAGACATCCACCATGAGCCAGGGAATGTCATGGGTGACCAGCAGGCGACGGCCTGCGCTCAAGTGGAACAATGCC
Protein-coding regions in this window:
- the LOC128257595 gene encoding LOW QUALITY PROTEIN: zinc finger MYND domain-containing protein 10 homolog (The sequence of the model RefSeq protein was modified relative to this genomic sequence to represent the inferred CDS: deleted 1 base in 1 codon) — its product is MVNFVYPEEMYLFVESIRPFEVRDVGSSKWLEVHEMIIKLSQQATLELAEHREEEVKEFLISRDKLRLLIHEAYCVTLWKTQVLPHLLEIDPNPQATFLIYTVLYHEAALVSLLDVCLYHPSGCETLQESVLDLIDYCAQAVSQVIGLVSMGYHENESKVDVDEAVLTELERQKRDFIYKIGLRCISVLNYLADNVALFHLSAGRRLLVTHDIPWLMVDVLCFRPWQRKTSKGLQKFIDEKWTNVDDVAKIVKPEAQAWFCVRQLLLNAQVMEHYTFNEARCKQLSKLLGLMHETLMDQLPPLIELKMFLSRMTLTGNTAKSQKVLLEDIPQIQEELLKEVERCGGFYQIAQEQDSVFLNKNKEDICAMASRLSKAYGTELLCELEQNSEDLKAEEPKEESGAGGDGGGEHSCASCQKKAKKKCANCKQVHYCSRDCQLKDWPQHKLVCPK
- the LOC128257607 gene encoding LOW QUALITY PROTEIN: 40S ribosomal protein S12 (The sequence of the model RefSeq protein was modified relative to this genomic sequence to represent the inferred CDS: deleted 1 base in 1 codon); protein product: MADVDVDVPSAAPVLDGAMDINTALQEVLKKSLIADGLVHGIHQACKALDKRQAVLCILAESFDEPNYKKLVTALCNEHQIPLIRVDSHKKLGEWSGLCKIDKEGKPRKVCGCSVVVIKDFGEETPALDVVKDHLRQNS